One window of the Labilibaculum sp. genome contains the following:
- a CDS encoding transposase: protein MKKFQNKYRIPPARAVWWNYSNEGSYFVTICTYKKQLFFGSITDQKMELSEIGKLAHQFWCGIPDHFPFAKLHAFVVMPNHVHGIIEIFNSEETLHATSVHATSVYNGLHATSVQDVRNESDSKNEKMAAIFPKKGSLASILRSYKSAVTKEARKTDPDFEWQERFHDHIIRDDQEYHRIENYINNNPRKWGEDKFNE from the coding sequence ATGAAAAAATTTCAAAACAAATACCGCATTCCCCCGGCACGTGCTGTGTGGTGGAATTATTCCAACGAAGGCAGCTATTTTGTGACCATCTGCACCTATAAAAAGCAACTGTTTTTTGGTTCTATTACTGATCAGAAAATGGAATTGTCTGAAATTGGGAAGCTGGCCCATCAATTTTGGTGTGGGATTCCCGATCATTTTCCATTCGCAAAATTGCACGCATTTGTGGTGATGCCCAATCATGTGCATGGTATTATTGAAATATTTAATTCTGAAGAGACGTTGCATGCAACGTCTGTACATGCAACGTCTGTATACAATGGATTGCATGCAACGTCTGTACAGGATGTGCGGAATGAATCAGATTCCAAAAATGAAAAAATGGCGGCCATATTCCCCAAAAAAGGATCATTGGCCAGCATCCTCCGATCCTACAAATCGGCTGTAACAAAAGAGGCGCGAAAAACAGATCCCGATTTCGAATGGCAGGAACGATTTCACGATCACATCATTCGCGATGATCAGGAATACCATCGAATTGAAAATTATATCAATAATAATCCCCGGAAATGGGGCGAGGATAAATTTAATGAATAA